The Populus alba chromosome 4, ASM523922v2, whole genome shotgun sequence genome contains a region encoding:
- the LOC118060400 gene encoding UPF0481 protein At3g47200: MESRAMRIDDFDMKTNASTLRRKGKSLLNGESSSQMRGEEGVPEGQASQTWSSLSGDENRVSVPTEILRYEEDFPEGQSRSSFESLNREEYQVPAPTESLWHEEFQHDDSLFSDQHSLKRIQRRLEEGRGIERHRGRSSSTCIFPFPHSFDKINPNTYRPELVSLGPYHRGKDHVLEFEDYKWFFLDKLLSRSRTDLSDYLGALKFNERSIRDCYSETISMSSHDFVEMMLLDSCFVLELLRNLNHGEDTIDEGDPIFTRPWLIPILIRDLLKFENQLPYFLLHLIFNLSGGNGDIKPEPDLLPILALKAIDLVFPRRAEILNKFGSWHGKHLLDLFHLSLLPTDQVIICIDLEDYHPSDQSIQGVTQLRPSGIKFRPRKCDSFLDINFRNCVLEIPSVTINDFTSTVLVNCVALEHCEEKRSKYFTDYVSFMNCLINQPRDVTFLCSEGIITRFSQNDQYVADLFNTLGKNVAFNIRECYLSKIFREVESYYSSNWATMRRTYFSSPWSFISVLSASILLVLTMLQSIMSVLSYKCH; this comes from the coding sequence ATGGAGTCAAGAGCAATGAGaattgatgattttgatatgaaaaCAAATGCGAGTACCCTGAGAAGGAAGGGGAAATCGTTACTAAATGGGGAAAGTTCAAGCCAGATGAGAGGAGAGGAGGGAGTTCCTGAAGGCCAAGCAAGTCAAACGTGGTCAAGCCTAAGTGGAGATGAGAACCGAGTTTCGGTGCCGACCGAAATCCTACGCTACGAGGAGGATTTTCCTGAAGGCCAATCAAGATCATCATTTGAGAGCctaaatagagaggagtaccaagtTCCTGCTCCAACCGAAAGCCTATGGCATGAGGAATTTCAGCATGATGATTCGCTTTTTTCAGATCAACATTCTTTGAAACGTATTCAGCGCCGTCTTGAGGAAGGGCGTGGAATAGAAAGACATAGAGGTCGGAGTTCATCCACATGCATCTTCCCATTTCCTCATAGCTTCGACAAAATAAATCCGAACACTTACCGACCTGAGCTCGTGTCATTAGGCCCTTACCACAGGGGCAAAGATCATGTACTGGAGTTTGAAGACTACAAGTGGTTCTTCCTTGATAAGCTTCTTTCTCGATCAAGAACTGATTTAAGCGACTATCTTGGTGCATTAAAATTCAACGAAAGGTCTATAAGAGACTGCTACTCAGAGACTATCTCTATGTCAAGTCATGACTTTGTTGAAATGATGTTGCTTGACAGTTGCTTTGTTCTTGAACTTCTCCGGAATCTCAACCATGGTGAAGATACGATTGATGAGGGTGACCCCATCTTCACAAGGCCTTGGTTGATCCCGATTCTAATCAGGGATCTCCTTAAGTTTGAGAATCAACTTCCATATTTCCTTCTCCACTTAATATTCAACTTGTCTGGCGGTAATGGAGATATAAAACCAGAACCAGATCTTCTACCGATACTTGCATTAAAAGCCATTGATCTAGTCTTTCCAAGACGTGCAGAAATCCTGAACAAGTTCGGATCCTGGCATGGTAAGCATTTACTTGACCTATTCCACTTGAGCCTCCTTCCCACAGATCAGGTCATCATTTGCATTGATTTAGAGGACTATCATCCATCAGACCAGTCAATTCAAGGTGTCACGCAGCTTAGGCCATCAGGAATCAAGTTTCGTCCGAGAAAGTGCGACAGCTTCCTGGATATAAACTTCCGAAATTGTGTACTTGAAATTCCATCCGTCACCATTAATGACTTCACAAGCACCGTCCTCGTCAACTGTGTTGCCCTAGAACACTGCGAGGAAAAGAGATCCAAATACTTCACCGATTATGTCTCTTTCATGAATTGTCTCATTAACCAACCGAGAGATGTTACTTTTCTTTGTTCAGAAGGGATCATCACAAGATTCTCCCAAAATGACCAATACGTGGCCGATCTCTTCAACACTCTAGGGAAAAATGTTGCTTTCAATATTCGAGAGTGTTATCTCTCCAAGATATTTAGAGAAGTAGAGTCATATTACAGCAGCAACTGGGCAACAATGAGGCGAACTTATTTTAGCAGTCCTTGGTCATTCATCTCAGTTCTATCCGCCTCCATCCTCCTAGTTCTTACAATGCTACAAAGCATTATGTCTGTTCTAAGTTACAAGTGCCATTAG
- the LOC118060100 gene encoding DNA polymerase epsilon catalytic subunit A, translating into MNGESRRWDRKDLRRSSKKQKLMRTAEEELESKLGFDLFTEGDKRLGWLLTFSSSSLDDEETGRVYSCVDLYFVSQDGSAFKSKYKFRPYFYAATKEKMEMDVEGYLRRRYESQIADIEIVEKEDLDLKNHLSGLHKSYLKISFATVQQLMDVKKDLLHVVERNQAKSDAAEAYESILTGKREQRPQDFLDCIIDLREYDVPYHVRFAIDNDIRCGQWYDVSVSSTGVMLEKRTDLLQRAEVHVCAFDIETTKLPLKFPDADYDLIMMISYMVDGQGYLITNRECVGEDIEDLEYTPKPEYEGCFKVTNVKNEVELLKQWFAHMRDVKPGIYVTYNGDYFDWPFLESRAAYHGFKMSDEVGFSCDKNQGECRARFACHLDCFAWVKRDSYLPQGSQGLKAVTKAKLGYDPLEVNPEDMVRFAKEKPQMMASYSVSDAVATYYLYMTYVHPFIFSLATIIPMSPDEVLRKGSGTLCEMLLMVQAYMANVICPNKHQSDQEKFYKSHLLESETYIGGHVECLESGVFRSDLPTSFKLDPSAYELLIKNLDRDLQYAIRVEGKMDLDSISNYDEVKNAIVEKLVCLRDEPVREECPLIYHLDVAAMYPNIILTNRLQPPSIVTDEICTACDFNRPDKTCLRKLEWVWRGEIFMAKKSDYYHLKKQIESEFVDGTDSQFSKSFLDLSKMDQQSKLKERLKKYCQKAYKRVLDKPVTEVREAGICMRENSFYVDTVRSFRDRRYEYKGLNKVWKGKLSEAKASGNSIKIQEAHDMVVLYDSLQLAHKCILNSFYGYVMRKGARWYSMEMAGVVTYTGAKIIQNARLLVDKIGKPLELDTDGIWCVLPGCFPENFTFKTKDSKKKLTISYPCVMLNVDVARNNTNEQYQTLVDPVNKTYATHSECSIEFEVDGPYKAMILPASKEEGILIKKRYAVFNDDGTLAELKGFEIKRRGELKLIKVFQAELFDKFLHGSTLEECYSAVAAVANRWLDLLDNQGKDIADSELLDYISESSTMSKSLSEYGEQKSCAVTTARRLADFLGDTMVKDKGLRCQYIVACEPRGTPVSERAVPVAIFETDPEIVKFYLRKWFKTSSDVGIRSIIDWSYYKQRLGSAIQKIVTIPAAMQKVANPVPRVVHPDWLHRKVREKEDKFRQRKLVDIFNLRSRDDLSRKMDDGTITNHDEANVKDLEDFQIKSSSINRPRPIVRCYDVNEKRSAKKTCQLNFAEQQTDSVHELSSQPEHNTSYAENIDRNVDYQGWLELKKRKWKDILDRRKKQRLSNTRTSHHITDASELLGGLTNHKGAQRRTGVGSYFTTHEVALTRCHWQIIQLLPSSRCGQFFAWVVVDGIMLKIPITIPRAFYLNSKAPVMENFPGRRVTKTLPHGRPSYNLVEVIVDEDKFRKESKKLAALLADPEVEGIYESKVPLEFNAVIQIGCVCKVDKTAKKRNAQDGWSLSELHMKTTTECSYLEQSISFFYIYHSISEGRAIYVIYLPALGTVSVVVVNPYQNKDITPSFLERQFREACQALSIEAIPPRNSIVFKVDYVGHVRDAEKILQGTISELRDKHHGPTLAVIECPNAHLMKSGVPALDDFPCVSIPSNARDSQYQVLGWQQASAKIGMQCSAASSQWLNERISLSRYAHVPLGNFELDWLIFTADVFFSRALHDQQQVLWISDDGVPDLGGNHEESTCFADEVQQPVLTYPGAYRKVSVELKIHHLAVDALLKSNQINEMEGGALLGFDQDINSSTTLYDQSGFDEVTSSASGLRVLKQLIQRCLADAVTSGNVFADAILQHLYRWLCSPQSKLHDPALHRILHKVMQKVFALLLAELRKLGATIIFANFSKVIIDTGKFELTAAKAYCDSVLKTLQNRELFEWIELEPLQFWHSLLFMDQYNYGGIPARPDESSHNDLHHHSPRKEPKVDIVSNWNIAEYLPKKIQDHFVLIVSEFMFIPWDYAQKQAATREALRDGNSCTPSITIVAAENFESHMVEYIKGQIGTHFTDKLLGIARDTVLHMKGINKSENGQQISLGIQQPAGMNRKGDPALEFIKHVCAVLALDQHVQHEVLVMRRNLLKYVRVREFAPEAEFHDPCPSFILPNVICSYCNDCRDLDLCRDSAVMAEEWRCAVPQCGQPYDREVMENALLQIVRQRERLYHLQDLVCLRCNQVKAAHLSEQCSCAGSYRCREDVSEFRRKMQIFLNVAIRQKFQLLQECTSWILEVII; encoded by the exons ATGAACGGCGAGAGCCGGAGATGGGACCGCAAGGACCTACGGCGGAGCTCGAAGAAGCAAAAGCTGATGCGCACCGCcgaagaagagttggagtccAAGCTTGGCTTTGATCTCTTCACTGAAGGTGATAAACGTCTCGGTTGGCTCCTCACTTTCTCTTCC TCTTCTTTGGATGATGAGGAGACTGGTAGAGTCTATAGTTGCGTCGATCTCTACTTCGTTTCTCAG GATGGTTCGGCTTTCAAGTCGAAGTACAAGTTCCGTCCATACTTCTACGCGGCTACGAag GAGAAAATGGAAATGGACGTGGAGGGCTATTTGCGACGGCGATATGAAAGTCAAATTGCTGATATTGAGATTGTAGAGAAGGAGGATTTAGATCTT AAAAACCATTTGTCTGGTTTAcacaaatcatatttaaaaatatcttttgctACCGTACAACAATTAATGGATGTCAAGAAAGATCTGTTGCATGTTGTTGAAAGAAATCAGGCAAAGTCTGATGCAGCAGAAGCATATGAGTCCATATTAACAGGAAAAAG GGAACAAAGACCTCAGGATTTTCTTGATTGCATCATTGACCTTCGGGAGTATGATGTCCCATACCATGTTCGCTTTGCCATTGATAATG ATATACGTTGTGGCCAGTGGTATGATGTTAGTGTCTCTAGTACTGGTGTCATGCTTGAGAAGAGGACAGATCTTCTGCAACGGGCTGAGGTTCATGTTTGCGCATTTGATATTGAAACAACCAAGCTTCCTTTGAAATTTCCAGATGCTGACTATGATTTGATAATGATGATATCATACATGGTTGATGGACAAGGTTATCTGATTACCAACAGAGAG TGCGTGGGGGAAGATATAGAGGATTTAGAATATACACCAAAACCCGAATATGAAGGATGTTTCAAAGTGACAAATGTGAAAAATGAG GTTGAGCTTCTTAAACAGTGGTTTGCCCACATGCGAGATGTGAAGCCTGGTATTTATGTTACATACAATGGTGATTATTTTGACTGGCCCTTCCTAGAAAGCAGAGCAGCTTATCACGGTTTCAAGATGAGTGAT GAGGTTGGATTCTCATGTGACAAGAATCAAGGGGAGTGCCGTGCTAGATTTGCTTGCCATTTGGATTGTTTTGCTTGGGTCAAACGTGATAGTTATTTGCCTCAGGGAAGCCAAGGCCTTAAG GCAGTTACAAAGGCAAAGTTGGGTTATGATCCGCTTGAGGTGAATCCAGAGGACATGGTTCGCTTTGCTAAAGAAAAGCCTCAG ATGATGGCCTCCTATTCGGTTTCTGATGCTGTTGCAACTTATTATTTGTACATGACCTATGTGCACCCCTTCATTTTCTCTCTCGCAACCATAATTCCTATGTCACCAGATGAGGTCTTACGCAAAGGTAGTGGGACGCTTTGTGAAATGCTTCTAATGGTGCAG GCGTATATGGCAAATGTTATCTGCCCTAACAAGCACCAATCTGACCAAGAGAAGTTCTATAAGAGTCACCTTCTTGAGAGCGAGACATATATAGGGGGTCATGTGGAGTGCCTTGAAAGTGGTGTTTTCAGATCTGATCTTCCAACCAGTTTTAAGCTTGATCCTTCTGCCTATGAA CTACTTATCAAAAACCTTGATCGAGATCTGCAATATGCTATAAGAGTAGAGGGTAAGATGGACCTGGATTCAATCTCCAATTATGATGAAGTGAAGAATGCTATCGTGGAAAAG cttgtGTGTTTGAGAGATGAACCTGTTCGTGAAGAATGTCCACTTATTTATCATCTTGATGTGGCTGCAATGTATCCAAACATTATCTTAACAAACAGGCTTCAG CCCCCGTCTATAGTTACAGACGAGATCTGTACTGCTTGTGACTTCAACCGCCCAGACAAAACTTGTCTACGGAAGCTTGAATGGGTTTGGCGTGGAGAGATATTTATGGCAAAGAAAAG TGACTATTATCATTTGAAGAAGCAAATTGAATCCGAGTTTGTTGATGGCACTGATAGTcagttttcaaaatcttttcttGATCTGTCCAAGATGGATCAACAATCAAAGCTGAAAGAGCGTCTTAAGAAATACTGTCAAAAG GCATATAAACGGGTACTCGACAAACCTGTTACTGAAGTTCGAGAAGCCGGGATCTGCATGCGGGAAAACTCATTTTATGTAGACACTGTTCGTAG CTTTCGAGATAGAAGGTATGAATATAAAGGGCTTAATAAGGTTTGGAAGGGGAAGTTGTCAGAAGCCAAGGCTAGTGGAAATTCTATTAAGATCCAAGAAGCACAT GACATGGTAGTGCTTTATGATTCGTTGCAACTTGCTCACAAATGTATTCTGAATTCATTCTATGGATATGTCATGCGCAA gGGTGCAAGATGGTATTCAATGGAAATGGCTGGTGTAGTTACATATACAGGAGCAAAAATCATTCAGAATGCTCGTTTGCTTGTTGATAAAATTGGAAAGCCACTTGAATTGGACACAGATGGTATTTGGTGTGTCCTCCCTGGATGTTTTCCAGAGAACTTTACTTTCAAAACAAA GGACTCGAAGAAAAAGCTGACAATCTCGTATCCATGTGTTATGCTCAATGTCGATGTGGCTAGAAACAACACAAATGAACAATACCAG ACACTTGTAGACCCTGTAAATAAAACATATGCAACTCATAGTGAATGCTCAATTGAATTTGAAGTGGATGGCCCATACAAG GCAATGATTCTTCCTGCTTCCAAGGAAGAAGGAATTTTAATTAAGAAGCGATATGCTGTTTTCAATGATGATGGAACCCTTGCAGAGCTGAAAGGTTTTGAGATCAAGCGTAGAGGTGAGCTGAAGCTCATCAAAGTTTTCCAG GCTGAGCTTTTCGACAAGTTCCTCCATGGGTCAACCTTAGAGGAATGCTACTCAGCTGTAGCTGCTGTGGCAAACCGCTGGCTGGATCTTCTTGAT AATCAAGGAAAGGATATTGCTGACAGTGAGTTGCTTGATTACATATCTGAATCAAGTACAATGAGCAAGTCCTTGTCCGAATATGGTGAACAAAAGTCATGTGCCGTAACTACTGCTAGGCGTCTTGCTGATTTTCTTGGTGATACAATGGTTAAAGATAAAGGATTGCGTTGCCAGTATATAGTTGCATGTGAACCAAGg GGAACTCCTGTTAGTGAGCGTGCTGTTCCTGTTGCAATATTTGAAACTGATCCCG AAATAGTGAAGTTCTATTTACGAAAATGGTTCAAGACTTCTTCAGATGTTGGTATCCGCTCCATCATTGACTGGTCTTATTACAAGCAACGACTTGGTTCAGCAATTCAAAAAATTGTTACAATTCCTGCTGCAATGCAAAAG GTTGCCAACCCTGTTCCTAGGGTAGTTCATCCTGATTGGCTGCACAGAAAAGTTCGTGAGAAGGAGGACAAATTTCGTCAGCGGAAATTGGTTGATATCTTCAACTTACGCAGCAGGGATGATCTCTCCAGAAAGATGGATGATGGCACCATCACAAATCATGATGAGGCGAATGTTAAAGATTTGGAAGACTTCCAAATCAAAAGCAGTTCTATAAATAGGCCTAGACCAATTGTTCGTTGTTATGATGTCAATGAAAAACGTTCAGCAAAGAAAACTTGCCAATTGAATTTTGCAGAACAGCAAACTGATAGTGTGCATGAATTGTCTTCACAGCCAGAACACAATACTTCCTATGCTGAAAATATTGACAGAAATGTAGATTATCAAGGATGGCTTGaattaaagaagagaaaatggaAAGATATTTTAGACAGGAGGAAGAAACAAAG GTTGAGCAATACAAGGACTTCACACCATATTACTGATGCATCTGAACTGCTGGGTGGTCTAACCAATCATAAAGGAGCTCAGCGAAGAACTGGAGTTGGTTCATATTTTACTACACATGAAGTAGCCCTAACACGATGCCACTGGCAG ATAATACAGCTACTTCCAAGTTCACGTTGTGGCCAATTTTTTGCATGGGTTGTTGTGGATGGAATCATGCTTAAGATTCCTATAACTATTCCACGAGCATTTTACCTCAACTCTAAAGCACCCGTGATGGAAAATTTTCCTGGTAGGCGTGTCACTAAGACGCTTCCTCATGGAAGGCCAAGCTATAACCTAGTTGAG GTCATTGTAGATGAAGACAAGTTTAGGAAGGAAAGCAAGAAACTAGCAGCTCTTCTTGCAGACCCAGAAGTGGAG GGGATATATGAATCAAAGGTGCCATTGGAGTTTAATGCAGTAATCCAAATTGGTTGTGTCTGTAAAGTGGATAAAACTGCTAAAAAACGAAATGCCCAGGATGGCTGGAGTCTGAGTGAGCTGCATATGAAGACTACAACAGAATGCTCCTATTTGGAGCAATCGATATCTTTCTTTTACATATATCATAG CATCTCTGAAGGACGTGCTATATATGTCATTTATTTGCCTGCATTGGGGACGGTATCTGTTGTGGTTGTTAATCCTTACCAAAATAAGGATATAACACCATCTTTTCTTGAAAGACAATTTCGAGAAGCTTGCCAAGCATTGTCAATTGAAGCAATACCTCCTAGGAATAGTATTGTTTTCAAG GTGGACTATGTTGGACATGTCAGGGATGCTGAAAAGATTTTACAAGGAACAATTAGCGAACTCAG AGACAAGCATCATGGACCTACACTTGCTGTCATTGAATGCCCAAATGCACACTTGATGAAGTCAGGTGTACCAGCTCTTGATGATTTCCCTTGTGTGAGCATACCTTCGAATGCTCGTGATAGTCAGTATCAG GTACTTGGGTGGCAACAAGCATCTGCAAAAATTGGCATGCAATGTTCTGCTGCATCATCTCAGTGGTTGAATGAAAGAATTTCTCTCTCAAGATATGcccat GTACCCTTGGGAAATTTTGAACTTGACTGGCTTATATTCACGGCAGATGTCTTCTTTTCGAGAGCATTACATGATCAACAACAG GTGCTTTGGATATCTGATGATGGTGTTCCAGATTTAGGAGGTAATCATGAAGAATCTACATGTTTTGCTGATGAG GTCCAACAACCTGTTCTAACATACCCTGGAGCATATAGGAAAGTTTCTGTCGAATTAAAG ATACATCACCTGGCTGTAGATGCTCTTCTGAAAAGTAACCAAATAAATGAAATGGAAGGAGGTGCTTTGTTAGGATTCGACCAGGACATAAATTCCAGTACAACTCTTTATGATCAGAGTGGCTTTGACGAGGTTACCTCATCTGCATCTGGATTGCGTGTCCTGAAACAGCTGATCCAGAGGTGCCTTGCAGATGCAGTTACATCAGGAAATGTTTTTGCTGATGCAATTTTACAACATCTGTATCGTTGGCTTTGCAG CCCTCAATCAAAGCTTCATGATCCAGCTCTTCACCGCATACTCCACAAG GTCATGCAAAAGGTTTTTGCTTTGCTGTTGGCTGAATTACGCAAATTAGGTGCCACAATCATATTTGCCAATTTTTCGAAGGTTATCATAGACACAGGAAAATTCGAATTAACTGCTGCCAAGGCTTACTGTGACAGCGTGCTCAAAACTTTGCAAAATAG AGAACTTTTTGAGTGGATTGAGCTTGAACCATTGCAGTTTTGGCATTCCTTGCTCTTTATGGATCAG TATAACTACGGTGGCATTCCAGCCAGACCTGATGAAAGTTCTCACAATGATTTGCATCATCACTCCCCAAGAAAAGAACCAAAAGTGGATATTGTGTCAAACTGGAATATTGCTGAATACCTGCCCAAGAAAATCCAG GATCATTTCGTTTTAATTGTCTCAGAATTCATGTTTATTCCCTGGGACTATGCACAAAAGCAAGCTGCAACAAGAGAAGCTTTGCGTGATGGCAACTCATGTACTCCATCAATCACCATTGTAGCTGCTGAGAATTTTGAATCACACATGGTGGAATATATTAAGGGGCAG ATCGGCACACACTTCACAGACAAACTTCTAGGAATTGCTCGAGATACTGTTCTTCACATGAAGGGGATAAACAAATCTGAGAATGGCCAACAGATTTCACTTGGTATCCAGCAACCTGCGGGCATGAACCGCAAAGGGGATCCTGCACTGGAATTCATTAAGCATGTTTGTGCTGTCCTGGCTCTTGACCAGCACGTGCAGCATGAAGTTCTG GTGATGAGAAGGAATCTGTTAAAATATGTACGTGTTCGGGAATTTGCTCCAGAAGCTGAGTTTCATGATCCCTGTCCTTCCTTTATCTTACCAAATGTAATTTGCAG TTACTGCAATGACTGTAGAGACCTGGACTTGTGTCGTGACTCAGCTGTAATGGCAGAGGAGTGGCGCTGTGCCGTGCCACAGTGTGGCCAGCCTTATGACCGAGAAGTAATGGAGAATGCTCTTCTTCAAATTGTACGACAGAGGGAGCGTCTTTATCATTTGCAGGATCTGGTATGTCTTCGGTGCAATCAGGTCAAAGCTGCTCATTTATCAGAACAGTGTTCATGTGCTGGATCGTATAGGTGCAGGGAAGATGTGTCTGAATTCCGCAGAAAAATGCAAATTTTCTTGAATGTAGCCATTCGTCAGAAGTTTCAACTCCTCCAGGAGTGTACCTCTTGGATTCTAGAAGTCATCATATAA